Proteins from a single region of Gasterosteus aculeatus chromosome 20, fGasAcu3.hap1.1, whole genome shotgun sequence:
- the LOC120811144 gene encoding trypsin-3 gives MKAFILLALFAAAFAAPIEDDKIVGGYECRKNAVAYQVSLSSGYHFCGGSLISSTWVLSAAHCYKSRVQVRLGEHNIAVNEGTEQFIDSAKVIRHPSYNSGNLDNDIMLIKLSRPASLNSYVGTVSLPSSCASSGTRCLISGWGNTSATGSYYPDRMMCLDAPILSDSSCRSAYPGQITSNMFCAGFIEGGKDSCQGDSGGPVVCNNQLQGVVSWGYGCAQRNNPGVYAKVCNYTSWIRSTMSSN, from the exons ATGAAGGCTTTCATTCTACTGGCTCTGTTCGCAGCGGCAT TTGCTGCTCCCATCGAGGATGACAAGATCGTCGGAGGCTACGAGTGCAGAAAGAACGCTGTGGCCTACCAGGTCTCCCTGAGCTCCGGCTACCACTTCTGTGGAGGCTCCCTGATCTCCAGCACCTGGGTGCTGTCTGCCGCTCACTGCTACAAGTC ccgtGTCCAGGTGCGTCTCGGTGAGCACAACATTGCTGTCAACGAGGGCACGGAGCAGTTCATCGACTCCGCTAAGGTCATCCGTCACCCCAGCTACAACAGCGGCAACCTGGACAATGACATCATGCTGATCAAGCTGAGCAGGCCCGCCTCCCTGAACAGCTACGTCGGCACCGTGTCCCTGCCCTCCAGCTGTGCCAGCTCTGGCACCCGCTGCCTGATCTCTGGATGGGGCAACACCAGCGCCACTGGAA GCTACTACCCTGATCGCATGATGTGCCTGGATGCCCCCATCCTGAGtgacagcagctgcaggtctgccTACCCTGGACAGATCACCTCCAACATGTTCTGTGCTGGATTCATCGAGGGAGGCAAGGACTCCTGCCAG GGTGACTCTGGCGGCCCCGTGGTGTGCAACAATCAGCTGCAGGGAGTGGTGTCCTGGGGTTATGGCTGCGCCCAGAGGAACAATCCTGGAGTCTACGCCAAGGTCTGCAACTACACCTCCTGGATCCGCAGCACCATGTCCTCCAACTAA